Below is a window of Myxococcaceae bacterium JPH2 DNA.
CACGAGCCCCAGAGACCGGAGCACGAGTGGACGCCGGCCCGCCAAGCCCAGTCCCAACGCATCACGGGTCGGAGGAATCGGGAGGGTCTTCAGGTGGCGCATAGCCAAACTCCGCCAGACGCTGCCCGGAGGCTTGATAGAGCGGCGCGCTCATGTCCTGGACGCCCGTGCCGTCGATCCACCGGTTGTAGAAGTTGAAGAGGGCGCAGACGCTGACGGCGTCGTAGATGGCTTCGTCCGTCCATCCCACGGCGCGCAGCGCGTCCACGTCCTCTCGGCCCAGCGCGCTCGAGCGCAGATTGAGCGTGTCGATGAAGACGAACAGCGCCTTCTCCGCGTCCGAGATGGGCGCGGTCGATGCGTCCCGAAGGACGGC
It encodes the following:
- a CDS encoding peroxidase, with amino-acid sequence MVQAVLRDASTAPISDAEKALFVFIDTLNLRSSALGREDVDALRAVGWTDEAIYDAVSVCALFNFYNRWIDGTGVQDMSAPLYQASGQRLAEFGYAPPEDPPDSSDP